A section of the Candidatus Woesearchaeota archaeon genome encodes:
- a CDS encoding LemA family protein encodes IKAVQEYNVTVRSFPSNLTAMLFGYSVKPSFTVENEKEISRPPTVDFAAPKPAAPDTAAPAK; translated from the coding sequence CATCAAGGCGGTACAGGAATACAACGTCACGGTGCGTTCCTTTCCGAGCAACCTGACCGCGATGCTGTTCGGCTACAGCGTGAAGCCGTCTTTCACGGTGGAGAACGAGAAAGAAATTTCCCGCCCGCCTACGGTGGATTTTGCCGCACCCAAACCCGCTGCACCTGACACCGCTGCACCGGCAAAATAA